The Kiritimatiellia bacterium genome window below encodes:
- a CDS encoding HAD-IIIA family hydrolase, producing the protein MTRSPEAKAARIEAIAFDVDGVLTRGELVYGPEGELLKIFDARDGLGFTLARDAGIRLAMISGRTGPALRRRADDLKVDLLIEGALQKADALLEFCEKIGVEPDRVCYVGDDLIDLPAMREAGLAVAVADAAPEVRAEADWVTERPGGAGAAREVIELILKAKGMWDPIVQKLARGEE; encoded by the coding sequence ATGACGCGGTCGCCGGAAGCTAAGGCCGCAAGGATCGAGGCCATCGCCTTCGACGTTGATGGTGTCCTCACCCGTGGCGAACTCGTTTACGGGCCGGAGGGCGAATTGCTGAAAATATTTGACGCGCGCGATGGCCTCGGGTTTACGCTGGCGCGGGACGCCGGAATTCGGCTCGCGATGATTTCCGGCCGGACCGGCCCTGCCCTTCGCCGGCGCGCCGACGACCTGAAGGTCGACCTGCTCATCGAGGGCGCTCTGCAAAAGGCGGACGCGCTGCTTGAATTTTGCGAAAAAATCGGTGTCGAACCAGATCGGGTCTGTTATGTCGGCGATGATCTCATCGACCTACCCGCAATGCGGGAAGCCGGGCTTGCCGTGGCCGTCGCAGATGCCGCCCCGGAAGTCCGCGCGGAGGCCGATTGGGTGACTGAGCGGCCCGGCGGCGCCGGTGCAGCGCGGGAAGTGATTGAACTCATTCTCAAAGCGAAGGGCATGTGGGACCCGATTGTCCAAAAGCTGGCGAGGGGAGAGGAATGA
- a CDS encoding beta-galactosidase: protein MTTIPRWPQRQVHLDFHTSPYIQDVATEFDAQEFAQTFVRARVNSVTIFAKCHHGYTYFPSKACPPHPALRGRDLLGAQIEALHRVGIRCPIYITVGWEARAAQEKPEWRAMYKNGRFGDWPSEKPGMWKFLNWLHPEYQDHIAAVTQEVLDRYGRDVDGFFYDIVFFPKGACWSPESIKFREKYNLWDDSLAGFEHFLARAQAAFSERFYRQILAARPDATVFINAGSDSFLKRGLGARARYPFMTHMEIESLPSGFWGYYHFPRLARSTGHWGKPWLGMTGRFQTLWGDFGGLKPQPALEYECFRSQAMGGANSIGDQLPPRGRLDAGAYDLIGAVYSQCESAEPFYEGSSALPQVGIYTSGTPGVDGDFTNTIDEGAIQMCDEAHYDSFLLDAEDEINGLDLVILGDGCTLTQEVVEKLRAYYAAGGKLLISHKGGFDESGRWALDFLPIRIEKEMPYAPSYWRATASFWPEFRRSDRVVYERGLLVSAPGVEMLVERVFPYFQRDDVRYCSHLQTPPRAEGSGYPAVVAGERFVYFADPIFYEYRTHGNIAVRDVWKRCVERLIGPPLAGAGLPSTVLVVPRRRGTDLIITLLHYIPVRKALKIDMIEERSSFAGEILRVRGAKSARIFGGAPLNAIGPGEFELPPAKGRLLIEIPGYFQSA, encoded by the coding sequence ATGACGACGATACCTCGCTGGCCGCAGCGCCAGGTTCACCTCGACTTCCACACCAGCCCTTATATCCAGGACGTCGCCACCGAGTTCGATGCGCAGGAGTTTGCTCAAACGTTCGTACGGGCCCGCGTGAACAGCGTCACGATTTTCGCGAAATGCCATCACGGCTACACCTATTTCCCCAGCAAGGCCTGTCCGCCCCACCCCGCCCTCCGCGGGCGAGACCTGCTCGGTGCGCAGATCGAGGCCCTCCACCGCGTCGGCATCCGCTGCCCCATTTACATCACCGTCGGTTGGGAGGCCCGCGCCGCCCAGGAAAAGCCCGAATGGCGCGCAATGTACAAAAACGGACGATTTGGCGACTGGCCGTCGGAAAAACCCGGCATGTGGAAATTCCTGAACTGGCTTCATCCCGAATACCAGGACCACATCGCCGCGGTCACCCAGGAGGTTCTCGACCGCTACGGGCGCGACGTGGACGGATTTTTCTACGACATCGTGTTCTTTCCAAAGGGCGCCTGCTGGTCACCCGAGTCCATCAAGTTCCGCGAGAAGTACAATCTGTGGGATGACAGCCTTGCAGGGTTCGAGCACTTCCTGGCTCGGGCGCAGGCCGCCTTCTCCGAACGCTTTTATCGCCAGATCCTCGCCGCGCGACCCGACGCCACAGTCTTCATCAACGCGGGAAGCGATTCCTTCCTCAAGCGCGGGCTCGGCGCCCGCGCCCGCTACCCGTTCATGACGCACATGGAAATCGAGTCCCTCCCCTCGGGTTTTTGGGGCTACTACCATTTCCCCCGGCTGGCTCGGTCTACCGGCCACTGGGGCAAACCTTGGCTCGGCATGACAGGGCGATTCCAAACACTATGGGGCGATTTCGGGGGCCTCAAACCCCAGCCCGCCCTCGAATACGAATGTTTCCGCTCCCAGGCCATGGGGGGCGCAAATTCAATTGGCGACCAACTGCCTCCCCGCGGCAGACTTGACGCGGGCGCATATGATTTGATCGGCGCCGTCTACTCCCAATGCGAATCCGCCGAGCCGTTCTACGAAGGCTCCTCAGCCCTTCCCCAGGTCGGCATCTACACCAGTGGAACGCCTGGCGTGGACGGCGACTTCACCAACACCATCGACGAGGGCGCCATCCAGATGTGCGATGAAGCACACTATGACTCGTTCCTGCTCGACGCCGAAGACGAGATCAACGGCCTTGACCTGGTGATCCTCGGCGACGGGTGCACCCTCACACAGGAGGTGGTCGAAAAACTCCGTGCCTACTACGCAGCCGGAGGAAAACTCCTCATCAGCCACAAGGGCGGGTTTGATGAGAGCGGGCGCTGGGCGCTCGATTTCCTGCCGATCCGGATTGAAAAAGAGATGCCCTACGCCCCGAGCTACTGGCGCGCCACCGCATCATTCTGGCCTGAATTTCGCCGAAGCGATCGCGTTGTTTACGAGCGCGGCCTGCTCGTCAGCGCGCCCGGCGTCGAGATGCTGGTCGAGCGGGTCTTCCCCTATTTCCAGCGCGACGACGTCCGTTACTGCTCACACCTTCAGACACCGCCTCGCGCGGAGGGAAGCGGCTACCCCGCAGTCGTGGCTGGCGAACGGTTCGTGTATTTCGCCGACCCGATCTTCTACGAATACCGCACCCACGGGAACATCGCCGTCCGGGACGTCTGGAAACGCTGCGTCGAACGGCTTATCGGCCCGCCGCTGGCCGGAGCGGGCCTGCCCTCCACCGTGCTGGTGGTCCCGCGCCGGCGCGGCACCGACCTGATCATCACGCTCCTCCACTACATCCCGGTGCGCAAGGCGCTGAAAATCGACATGATCGAGGAACGCTCCTCCTTCGCAGGCGAAATCCTCCGCGTCCGCGGAGCGAAATCGGCGCGAATCTTTGGCGGCGCACCGCTCAACGCGATCGGACCGGGCGAATTTGAGCTGCCACCCGCCAAGGGGCGGCTGCTTATCGAAATTCCCGGCTACTTCCAATCCGCCTGA
- the lptC gene encoding LPS export ABC transporter periplasmic protein LptC has product MKRVRKQFAGITAWALILAVPSSGQLRQAEEQTITGFRVPTYDREGNMTSQVFGDRARILPNGLVDIVELKMEFYGSNTAGTTNRNVEMRISSPRCLYHRGTGIATSDAPVRIARENMVVTGVGFQWFGDAQRLEIYNQAKVVLKDIRRGAETELLP; this is encoded by the coding sequence ATGAAGCGAGTCCGGAAGCAGTTCGCCGGAATCACCGCTTGGGCGCTTATCCTGGCGGTCCCGTCATCAGGACAATTACGACAGGCGGAAGAGCAAACCATCACCGGATTCCGGGTGCCGACCTACGACCGGGAGGGCAACATGACCTCCCAGGTATTCGGCGACCGCGCGCGAATCCTGCCGAACGGCCTCGTCGACATCGTTGAGCTGAAAATGGAATTCTATGGATCCAACACCGCAGGGACAACCAATCGCAACGTGGAGATGCGAATCTCCTCTCCGCGCTGCCTGTACCACCGCGGGACGGGCATTGCGACTTCCGATGCCCCCGTCCGGATCGCCCGCGAAAACATGGTCGTCACCGGTGTCGGCTTCCAATGGTTCGGCGATGCGCAGCGCCTTGAGATTTACAATCAGGCCAAGGTAGTGTTGAAGGACATCCGGCGCGGAGCCGAGACGGAGCTGTTGCCATGA
- the lptB gene encoding LPS export ABC transporter ATP-binding protein produces MVADALVRTEDLVKAYGGRKVVNGVSIEVRRGEIVGLLGPNGAGKTTSFYMTIGLVKPTSGRVFFQGRDVTREPMYRRARMGMGYLSQEPSIFRRLTVEENVLAILETLPLTRRERRARLHALLDELKISHLAKQKAYTLSGGERRRLEITRALVTTPSLILLDEPFSGVDPLAVYDVQQIIIELKQRGLGILITDHNVRETLAVVDRAYLIAEGKVLREGTSEFLINDEVSRQLYLGPRFSM; encoded by the coding sequence GTGGTCGCTGACGCGCTCGTTCGAACTGAGGATCTGGTCAAGGCGTATGGCGGCCGGAAGGTTGTCAACGGCGTCAGCATCGAGGTGCGCCGCGGCGAGATCGTGGGGCTGCTCGGACCCAACGGCGCTGGCAAGACGACCAGCTTTTATATGACCATCGGCTTGGTGAAGCCGACGTCGGGGCGCGTGTTTTTCCAGGGCCGCGATGTGACGCGGGAGCCCATGTATCGACGCGCAAGAATGGGCATGGGGTACCTTTCCCAGGAGCCTTCGATCTTTCGCCGGCTCACCGTTGAGGAAAACGTCCTGGCCATTCTCGAGACCCTGCCCCTGACGCGCCGCGAGCGGCGAGCCCGCCTGCACGCCCTGCTGGATGAGCTGAAGATTAGCCATCTGGCCAAACAGAAGGCCTACACGCTCAGCGGCGGCGAACGCCGGCGGCTCGAAATCACGCGCGCGCTCGTCACAACCCCCTCCCTAATTCTGCTGGACGAGCCGTTCAGCGGCGTCGACCCCCTCGCGGTATACGACGTCCAGCAGATCATCATAGAGCTCAAGCAGCGGGGCCTTGGAATCCTGATCACCGACCACAACGTCCGGGAAACACTCGCCGTGGTGGACCGCGCCTACCTGATCGCCGAGGGAAAGGTCCTGCGCGAAGGGACCAGCGAGTTTCTGATCAACGACGAGGTGAGCCGCCAGCTTTATCTGGGACCTCGTTTCAGCATGTGA
- the metK gene encoding methionine adenosyltransferase has product MSVRDFIFTSESVTEGHPDKLCDGVSDAILDAILAQDPKARVACETLAKTGMLVIAGEITTTAVVDYAKVARDKVCRIGFNSSEVGFDGNICAVLVSLDKQSPDIAQGVDARKAKGKATAEQGAGDQGMMFGYACDETRELMPMPIMLAHKLTAGLAKMRRNGKLPFIRPDGKSQVSVVYENNRPVRVDNVVVSTQHSPDISHKQLREAIIEVLIKSVVPSHLITRKTQFFVNPTGRFVIGGPQGDCGLTGRKIIVDTYGGMGRHGGGAFSGKDPSKVDRSAAYMARYIAKNIVAAGLARRAEVQLAYAIGYPEPVSVLVETFGTGKVDEARIEKAIRAVFGLKPAQIIEQLNLLRPIYEATSAYGHFGRTEDLDTFTWERTDKVEALKAAI; this is encoded by the coding sequence ATGTCCGTGCGCGATTTCATCTTCACCTCCGAGTCCGTCACAGAAGGCCACCCCGACAAGCTTTGTGACGGCGTCTCGGATGCCATCCTCGATGCCATTCTGGCCCAGGACCCCAAAGCGCGAGTCGCCTGCGAAACGCTGGCCAAAACCGGGATGCTCGTCATCGCGGGAGAGATCACAACCACCGCCGTCGTCGACTATGCGAAAGTCGCGCGCGACAAGGTCTGCCGGATCGGCTTCAATAGTTCCGAAGTGGGGTTCGACGGCAACATTTGCGCCGTGCTCGTCTCCCTCGACAAGCAGTCGCCGGACATCGCCCAGGGGGTGGATGCCCGCAAGGCCAAGGGCAAAGCCACCGCGGAACAGGGCGCGGGCGACCAGGGCATGATGTTCGGCTATGCGTGCGACGAGACCCGTGAGCTCATGCCCATGCCCATCATGCTCGCCCACAAACTGACCGCCGGGCTCGCCAAAATGCGACGCAACGGCAAACTCCCCTTTATCCGGCCCGACGGCAAATCCCAGGTGAGCGTCGTCTACGAAAACAATCGGCCCGTCCGTGTCGACAACGTCGTCGTCTCCACCCAGCACAGCCCCGACATCAGCCACAAGCAGCTACGTGAGGCCATCATCGAAGTGCTTATCAAGTCCGTCGTGCCGTCCCACCTGATCACGCGGAAGACCCAATTTTTCGTCAATCCTACAGGCCGATTTGTCATCGGCGGCCCGCAGGGCGACTGTGGTCTGACCGGCCGGAAAATCATCGTTGACACCTATGGCGGCATGGGCCGCCACGGCGGCGGGGCCTTTTCCGGGAAAGACCCCTCCAAGGTGGACCGCAGCGCGGCCTACATGGCGCGCTATATCGCCAAAAACATCGTCGCCGCCGGCCTGGCGCGCCGCGCCGAGGTCCAGCTCGCCTACGCAATCGGATATCCCGAACCCGTGTCCGTCCTCGTGGAGACCTTCGGCACTGGCAAGGTCGACGAAGCCCGCATCGAAAAAGCCATCCGCGCGGTCTTCGGCCTCAAACCCGCGCAGATCATCGAACAGCTCAATCTCCTGCGGCCCATCTATGAGGCGACCTCCGCCTACGGTCACTTCGGCCGGACCGAGGACCTCGACACGTTCACGTGGGAGCGCACCGACAAGGTCGAGGCCCTGAAAGCCGCAATCTGA
- the hprK gene encoding HPr(Ser) kinase/phosphatase, which produces MSITVRQFFEAGRESLELEIEAGAEYLDTPVTEAALNRPGLALAGHFQYFPVHRLQVMGLAEYSYLRSLPAEVQATRLDQMFAHKIPGLILTRARHATAEMKTLSARYKIPVLRTSMITGRFISEATVLLALLTAPTTRVHGTTVDIMGIGVLIEGEPGIGKSETALTLIERGHSLVADDITVLRRTSEKVIMASAVDITRYHMEIRGLGIIHVPSLFGVSAMRRETTLDLIVRLQRPSPEIENDRSGLTPQFRDVMGVSIPLIILPVAAGRDLAHVVEVAAMNQKLKNLGHDAAKELDEKIVKTMLERRARP; this is translated from the coding sequence ATGTCCATCACCGTTCGACAATTTTTTGAAGCCGGACGAGAAAGCCTCGAGCTGGAGATCGAGGCAGGCGCGGAATACCTCGACACGCCGGTCACGGAGGCAGCGCTGAATCGCCCCGGCCTCGCACTCGCCGGCCACTTCCAGTATTTCCCGGTGCACCGACTGCAGGTCATGGGCCTCGCCGAATATTCATACCTCCGGAGTTTGCCGGCGGAGGTCCAGGCAACCCGACTCGACCAGATGTTCGCCCACAAGATCCCGGGCCTGATCCTGACCCGCGCGCGCCATGCCACGGCGGAAATGAAAACTCTCTCCGCCCGCTACAAAATCCCCGTGCTGCGCACCAGTATGATCACCGGGCGTTTCATCAGCGAGGCCACCGTCTTGCTCGCCCTTTTGACCGCGCCCACTACGCGCGTTCACGGCACGACCGTCGATATCATGGGAATCGGCGTCCTGATTGAGGGGGAACCTGGCATCGGCAAGAGCGAGACCGCGCTTACTCTCATCGAACGCGGCCACAGCCTCGTGGCGGACGATATCACCGTCCTTCGCCGCACGAGCGAAAAGGTCATCATGGCCTCCGCGGTCGACATCACCCGCTACCATATGGAAATCCGCGGCCTGGGCATCATCCACGTCCCCAGCCTTTTTGGCGTCTCGGCGATGCGTCGGGAAACCACGCTCGACCTTATCGTCCGCTTGCAACGCCCCAGCCCAGAGATTGAAAATGACCGCAGCGGTCTGACCCCCCAGTTCCGCGATGTCATGGGTGTCTCCATCCCGCTGATCATCCTGCCCGTCGCAGCCGGACGGGACCTCGCGCACGTGGTCGAAGTGGCGGCCATGAATCAGAAGCTCAAAAACCTCGGTCACGACGCCGCGAAAGAACTCGACGAAAAGATTGTCAAAACGATGCTGGAACGGAGGGCGCGGCCATGA
- a CDS encoding HPr family phosphocarrier protein, which yields MTNHPHGTRTERPGNQTLTREFTILNKFGIHARPAALLVKTLNRFQADVTIEREGMKASGKSIMGLLTLEGYQGSVLKVTATGPDAAEALDAVGELISKKFYEE from the coding sequence ATGACTAACCACCCGCATGGTACCCGCACGGAACGCCCTGGCAACCAGACGCTGACCCGGGAGTTCACCATCCTCAACAAATTCGGGATCCATGCCCGCCCCGCAGCTCTGCTCGTGAAGACGCTCAACCGCTTCCAGGCGGATGTCACGATCGAGCGGGAGGGCATGAAGGCTTCCGGCAAAAGCATCATGGGCCTCCTGACCCTCGAAGGTTACCAGGGCTCCGTGCTGAAGGTGACCGCGACGGGCCCAGACGCAGCGGAGGCGCTTGACGCCGTCGGCGAACTTATCTCAAAAAAATTCTACGAGGAGTAA
- a CDS encoding LptA/OstA family protein gives MKRICPLYLIPPLVFALATGAFGQTAPEAEDNLTVITSDRLTFDYQKQFALFDKNVVVVDPEMRLYADRLTVRFGPDNKAQEIKAEGRVHIIQADKEARAEIAIYNLIQGVIILTGKPQITRGKDVLTGEKITFWRDQNRLLVEPRARLILQSEPGQNRPNLLDEALRGR, from the coding sequence ATGAAGCGGATTTGCCCGCTGTACTTGATCCCCCCCCTCGTATTTGCCCTCGCCACCGGAGCATTTGGTCAAACCGCGCCGGAGGCCGAGGACAATCTCACGGTCATCACCTCCGACCGACTGACGTTCGACTACCAAAAACAGTTCGCCCTGTTCGACAAGAACGTCGTGGTCGTTGACCCCGAAATGCGGCTTTATGCCGACCGGTTGACGGTGCGTTTCGGGCCGGACAACAAAGCGCAGGAGATCAAAGCGGAAGGCCGAGTCCATATCATTCAGGCCGACAAGGAGGCCCGCGCCGAGATCGCGATCTACAATTTGATCCAGGGCGTCATCATTCTTACCGGAAAGCCCCAGATCACCCGCGGCAAAGACGTGTTGACCGGCGAAAAGATCACTTTCTGGCGCGACCAGAACCGTTTGCTCGTTGAGCCGCGGGCCCGGTTGATCCTCCAGTCCGAGCCGGGCCAGAACCGTCCCAATTTGTTAGACGAGGCGCTCCGTGGTCGCTGA
- the ptsP gene encoding phosphoenolpyruvate--protein phosphotransferase: MDAATAKRVELQGIGVSPGVATGPAFLLTTEDDRIVERTIADDEVAREIARFEDALIETRRQLHDIQRQVSAAIGQENAGIFDAHLLVVDDRSFVEEVLRGLYTYKKNVETVLRLVSERYIDALRKAEDDYLRERAVDIRDVSRRILRNLSGAAPTRLEHVEQPCILIANDLAPSDAATLNRSKVLGFATDLGSPTSHTAIMARALNVPAIVGLHDVSVRVSRGDPVLIDGNKGILIINPTLEDLERYGKAEETRKSIQSLLDRIRHEPAETLDGYHVVLSANIELPGDVDAVIAGGASGVGLFRTEYLYLSKKNLPDEDEQTEIYVNLARRLAPAHVVIRTLDLGGDKFLSTVKMPQEMNPFMGWRAIRFCLAQPEIFKTQLRAILRASAHGHVKLMYPMISNLDEVLKANLLLDECKEELRSKGIPFNPDIDVGVMIEVPSAALTAHLIAPHVDFFSLGTNDLVQYTLAVDRVNERIAYLYQPTHPAIVRLIKYTIDVGHQHGIWTGVCGEMAANPLMVPLLIGLGVDELSMSVSAIPLVKDVVRKLRFSQAEELAFTVLERESAFEIAQLCRDLVGRVAPEILDLLG; the protein is encoded by the coding sequence GTGGATGCGGCGACCGCCAAACGAGTGGAACTGCAAGGGATCGGCGTCTCCCCGGGTGTCGCCACTGGACCGGCCTTTCTGCTGACCACCGAAGACGATCGAATCGTCGAACGAACGATCGCCGACGACGAGGTCGCGCGCGAAATTGCCCGCTTCGAAGACGCGCTCATCGAAACCCGCCGTCAGCTCCACGATATCCAGCGTCAGGTTAGCGCCGCCATCGGTCAGGAAAACGCCGGCATCTTCGACGCGCACCTGCTCGTCGTGGACGACCGCTCGTTCGTCGAGGAGGTCCTCCGGGGCCTGTACACCTACAAAAAAAATGTCGAAACAGTTCTTCGCCTCGTCTCCGAGCGCTACATCGACGCGCTGCGGAAAGCCGAGGACGACTACCTCCGCGAGCGCGCCGTAGATATCCGAGACGTCAGCCGGCGCATCCTCCGCAACCTTTCCGGCGCCGCTCCGACCCGCCTGGAACACGTGGAGCAGCCCTGCATCCTGATTGCGAACGACCTCGCGCCCTCCGACGCCGCCACGCTCAACCGCTCCAAGGTCCTCGGCTTTGCCACGGACCTCGGCAGCCCCACATCGCACACCGCAATCATGGCGCGCGCATTGAACGTACCGGCTATCGTCGGCCTTCATGACGTGAGCGTCCGCGTCTCCAGGGGCGACCCGGTTCTCATCGACGGCAACAAGGGCATTCTCATCATCAACCCTACCCTCGAGGACCTTGAGCGGTATGGCAAGGCCGAGGAAACTCGCAAATCCATCCAGTCCCTGCTGGACCGCATCCGCCACGAACCGGCGGAAACGCTCGACGGCTACCACGTCGTCCTCTCCGCCAACATCGAATTGCCCGGCGACGTGGACGCCGTGATTGCCGGCGGGGCGTCCGGCGTCGGGCTTTTCCGAACCGAATATCTGTACCTCTCCAAAAAAAACCTGCCCGATGAGGACGAGCAGACTGAAATCTACGTCAACCTCGCCCGGCGGCTCGCCCCGGCCCATGTCGTGATACGTACGCTGGACCTTGGCGGCGACAAGTTCCTCTCTACCGTCAAGATGCCGCAGGAGATGAATCCGTTCATGGGATGGCGCGCCATCCGCTTTTGCCTGGCCCAGCCTGAAATCTTCAAGACTCAGCTCCGGGCCATCCTTCGCGCCAGCGCCCACGGCCACGTCAAGCTCATGTATCCTATGATCAGCAACCTCGACGAGGTGCTGAAGGCCAACCTCCTTCTTGACGAATGTAAGGAAGAACTGCGCTCGAAGGGTATCCCCTTCAACCCCGACATCGATGTGGGCGTCATGATCGAGGTCCCCTCCGCCGCCCTCACCGCCCACCTGATTGCGCCTCACGTCGATTTCTTCAGCCTGGGCACGAATGATCTGGTCCAGTACACGCTGGCCGTCGACCGGGTCAATGAACGTATCGCATATCTTTATCAACCGACGCACCCCGCGATTGTGCGCCTGATCAAATACACAATCGACGTCGGCCATCAGCACGGCATCTGGACGGGCGTTTGCGGCGAAATGGCGGCCAACCCGTTGATGGTGCCGCTACTGATCGGCCTTGGGGTGGATGAGCTGAGCATGAGCGTGTCGGCCATTCCGCTCGTCAAGGACGTCGTACGGAAATTGCGGTTCTCCCAGGCCGAAGAATTGGCGTTCACCGTCCTCGAGCGGGAATCCGCCTTCGAAATCGCCCAGTTGTGTCGGGACCTCGTCGGGCGCGTGGCGCCGGAAATTCTTGATCTTTTGGGCTAA
- the rpiB gene encoding ribose 5-phosphate isomerase B — MKIVVGADHGGIELKEAVKRALEERGVEVEDLGAHSKESVDYPDYAEVVARLVSQGAADQGVLICKTGIGMSMTANRFPNVRAALVFDADMARLARTHNNANILVLGATLSQPADVPAILDAWLGASFEGGRHERRVQKMERAAAASVGLDAVAETDPAVYEAIRREEDRQHRNLELIASENYASRAVRQAAGCVLTNKYAEGYPGKRWYGGCEHVDEVEQLAIDRAKKLFGAEHANVQPHSGSSANMAVYFSVLQPGDTILAMNLAHGGHLTHGHKLNFSGRFYNVVPYGVDRQTEQINYDELADLAAKHKPRLICAGASAYSRIIDFPRLRQIADSVGALLMVDMAHIAGLVAGGVHPNPVPYADFVTTTTHKTLRGPRGGMILCRQQYAADIDKLVFPGVQGGPLMHIIAAKAVCLHEALQPSFREYAQQIVSNARALAAALAEAGMRICSGGTDNHLMLVDLTPLGITGKDAAAALDRASITVNKNAIPFDAKSPFVTSGIRLGTPAVTTRGMKEPEMRQIADFIARILKKLGDESVIEAVRREVLELTARFPVP, encoded by the coding sequence ATGAAGATTGTTGTCGGAGCCGACCACGGAGGCATTGAACTGAAGGAAGCTGTCAAGCGCGCGCTGGAAGAGCGGGGCGTGGAAGTGGAAGACCTAGGCGCGCACTCAAAGGAATCTGTCGATTACCCCGATTATGCGGAAGTGGTGGCCCGCCTTGTGTCGCAAGGCGCGGCGGATCAGGGCGTGTTGATTTGCAAGACGGGGATTGGCATGAGCATGACCGCCAACCGGTTCCCGAATGTTCGCGCAGCGCTGGTGTTTGACGCGGACATGGCTCGTCTCGCCCGCACCCACAACAACGCGAACATCCTGGTGCTGGGAGCTACGCTCAGCCAGCCGGCCGATGTACCCGCGATCCTCGATGCATGGCTGGGCGCCTCTTTCGAAGGAGGTCGACACGAGCGCCGTGTTCAAAAGATGGAGCGCGCCGCGGCTGCCTCGGTTGGGTTAGATGCCGTTGCTGAGACGGACCCCGCGGTTTATGAGGCGATCCGCCGCGAGGAGGATCGCCAGCACCGGAATTTGGAACTGATCGCGTCGGAGAATTATGCCAGCCGCGCGGTGAGGCAGGCCGCCGGCTGTGTTCTAACCAACAAGTATGCCGAGGGCTACCCTGGCAAACGGTGGTACGGCGGGTGCGAGCATGTAGACGAGGTCGAGCAGTTGGCGATCGACCGAGCGAAAAAGCTTTTCGGCGCGGAGCATGCCAACGTCCAGCCGCACAGCGGCAGCTCCGCGAATATGGCCGTGTATTTTTCGGTGCTCCAGCCCGGCGACACGATTTTGGCGATGAACCTCGCCCACGGCGGGCACCTCACCCACGGACATAAGCTCAATTTTTCCGGCCGATTTTACAACGTCGTGCCCTACGGCGTGGATCGCCAGACCGAGCAGATCAACTACGACGAACTGGCGGACCTTGCGGCAAAGCACAAGCCCCGGCTCATCTGCGCGGGCGCGAGCGCCTATTCCCGCATCATTGATTTCCCGCGGCTTCGCCAGATTGCCGATTCCGTCGGCGCGCTACTGATGGTGGACATGGCGCACATTGCCGGGCTGGTGGCGGGGGGTGTTCATCCGAATCCGGTGCCGTATGCTGATTTCGTCACCACCACCACCCACAAGACACTCCGCGGGCCGCGAGGCGGCATGATCCTCTGCCGTCAGCAGTACGCCGCGGACATCGACAAACTCGTGTTTCCCGGCGTCCAGGGCGGGCCGTTGATGCACATCATTGCGGCGAAGGCGGTGTGCCTGCACGAGGCTCTGCAGCCGTCCTTCCGGGAATACGCCCAACAGATTGTGAGCAATGCCCGCGCGCTCGCGGCGGCGCTGGCGGAGGCGGGCATGCGCATCTGCTCCGGCGGCACGGACAATCACCTCATGCTGGTGGACCTGACGCCGCTGGGCATCACCGGAAAGGACGCGGCGGCCGCGCTCGACCGCGCGAGCATCACAGTGAACAAGAATGCGATTCCGTTTGATGCGAAGAGCCCGTTTGTCACCTCGGGCATCCGGCTGGGTACCCCGGCGGTCACCACGCGGGGGATGAAAGAGCCCGAGATGCGACAGATCGCCGACTTCATCGCCCGCATCCTGAAGAAGCTCGGCGACGAATCTGTAATTGAAGCCGTCCGGCGCGAGGTTCTCGAGCTTACCGCGCGGTTCCCGGTTCCCTGA